One window of the Paenibacillus beijingensis genome contains the following:
- a CDS encoding helix-turn-helix domain-containing protein, with amino-acid sequence MMFAKRLKQLRKRRKLTMQEVADYVGVAKSTYAGYESGYRQPTLESIQTIARKLNTTADYLLGLSDYAEPVEPNNNAREWLNHEQLHWDGVPLESEDIELIRMLLERVVRERASGKNSPE; translated from the coding sequence ATGATGTTTGCGAAGCGTCTGAAACAGTTGCGAAAGAGAAGAAAGCTTACGATGCAGGAAGTGGCGGATTATGTCGGGGTGGCGAAAAGCACTTATGCCGGCTATGAGTCCGGCTACCGGCAGCCGACGTTGGAATCGATTCAGACCATTGCGCGCAAGCTGAACACGACAGCCGATTACTTGCTTGGACTGAGCGATTACGCCGAGCCGGTTGAGCCGAACAACAATGCCAGAGAGTGGTTAAATCACGAACAGCTGCATTGGGACGGAGTCCCGTTGGAAAGTGAAGATATCGAACTGATCCGCATGCTGCTGGAACGCGTCGTCCGTGAACGGGCGTCCGGCAAAAATTCACCCGAATAA
- a CDS encoding polysaccharide deacetylase family protein, translating to MRQRIRSSICCLLSSLFLLGAISPLSIAHAGRREDITFERFTVEETAAGENGRCVSCDIYEAAAQPRRQISWTELRRRFRGTFTTRGPAVPRRVALTFDDVPDTEFTPKVLDILARYHVKATFFIVGQRAKEHPEMVRRIVREGHAIGNHSYNHMVFSNLSQHKFSLQIAKTESILKSIVGFAPRYIRPPYGEITPGQLEWARKHGYYIVNWNVDSEDWRSISSGRVLQNIKRTLTPGSIVLQHAGGGVGEDLSGTVKALPELIGYLRQKGYEIVTLPELLGRSVEVR from the coding sequence ATGAGACAACGCATCCGTTCCTCTATATGCTGTCTGCTCAGCAGCCTCTTTCTGCTTGGTGCGATCAGCCCTCTTTCGATAGCGCATGCCGGGAGGCGGGAGGACATTACGTTTGAACGGTTCACGGTGGAGGAGACTGCTGCCGGCGAGAACGGGAGGTGCGTTTCATGCGATATATACGAAGCAGCCGCGCAACCGAGGAGGCAAATTTCCTGGACCGAACTCAGGCGCCGTTTCCGTGGCACGTTCACAACGCGGGGACCGGCGGTACCCCGGCGGGTAGCGCTCACCTTCGACGATGTTCCTGATACCGAATTTACGCCGAAGGTTCTCGATATTTTGGCCCGTTACCATGTGAAAGCCACCTTTTTCATTGTCGGCCAGCGGGCGAAGGAGCATCCGGAGATGGTGAGGCGGATCGTGCGGGAAGGGCATGCGATCGGCAACCATTCCTACAACCACATGGTTTTCTCAAATTTATCACAACACAAATTCAGCCTGCAAATTGCGAAAACAGAGTCGATCTTGAAGTCCATCGTCGGGTTTGCTCCGCGTTATATTCGTCCTCCATACGGTGAAATTACACCGGGCCAGCTGGAATGGGCACGCAAGCACGGCTACTATATCGTCAACTGGAATGTAGACTCGGAGGATTGGCGCAGCATCAGCAGCGGACGGGTGCTGCAAAATATTAAACGGACGCTGACTCCCGGCTCGATCGTTCTTCAGCACGCAGGAGGAGGCGTTGGCGAGGATTTGAGCGGTACCGTCAAGGCGTTGCCGGAGTTAATCGGGTACCTTCGACAGAAAGGGTACGAAATCGTCACCCTGCCGGAGCTGCTCGGAAGAAGTGTGGAGGTGCGCTAA
- a CDS encoding sugar phosphate nucleotidyltransferase — MRIVLLSGGSGKRLWPLSNESRSKQFLKVLKSDDGPLESMVQRVWGQIGKAGLGNHAYIATSKSQVEMIYSQLGVNLEVIVEPERRDTFPAIALAATYLYSVAGAGLNESVVVMPVDPYVDDSFFHKVKELDEVLDRSGADLALMGVKPTYPSEKYGYIVPGALGEAEGESYLKVESFREKPREEEAAEMIRHHALWNCGVFAFRLDLMINMLIAEGFPIQYEEMARQYAKLPKNSFDYEVVEKANHIVALPYEGSWKDLGTWNTLTEEIETPLIGKGILTDDSLNTHVINELEIPVTLLNVSNVIVAASPDGILVSDKASSPLIKDVMKHSEQRPMYEERRWGRYRVLDFLKYPDGNEVLTKRICVEAGKNLSYQYHMRRDEVWTVISGTGELLLDGKLLPLAAGNVFRIPKGSLHSLHAQTEIEIIEVQTGTELIEEDIVRLALDWNEIRTFINA; from the coding sequence ATGAGAATCGTTCTTTTGTCAGGAGGATCAGGCAAACGGCTGTGGCCGCTCTCAAACGAATCCCGCTCCAAACAGTTTTTGAAGGTGCTGAAAAGCGATGACGGTCCGCTCGAATCGATGGTGCAGCGGGTATGGGGACAAATCGGCAAAGCCGGACTGGGCAATCACGCTTATATTGCAACGAGCAAGTCGCAGGTTGAAATGATTTACAGTCAGCTCGGAGTCAATTTGGAAGTGATCGTCGAGCCGGAGCGCAGAGATACGTTTCCGGCCATCGCGCTTGCCGCCACGTACCTGTATTCGGTCGCGGGAGCAGGCTTGAACGAATCCGTCGTCGTCATGCCGGTCGATCCTTATGTTGACGATTCGTTCTTTCATAAGGTGAAAGAGCTGGACGAGGTGCTGGATCGCTCCGGCGCCGATCTCGCCTTGATGGGCGTGAAACCGACATACCCATCCGAGAAGTACGGTTACATCGTTCCGGGGGCTTTAGGCGAAGCGGAAGGTGAATCCTATCTGAAGGTTGAAAGCTTCCGCGAAAAACCCCGCGAAGAAGAAGCGGCTGAAATGATCCGTCATCATGCGCTTTGGAACTGCGGAGTTTTTGCTTTCCGGCTGGACCTGATGATCAATATGCTGATCGCCGAAGGGTTTCCGATTCAGTACGAAGAGATGGCCCGGCAGTACGCCAAGCTTCCGAAGAACAGCTTCGACTACGAGGTTGTCGAGAAAGCGAACCATATCGTCGCCCTTCCTTACGAGGGCAGCTGGAAAGACCTCGGCACGTGGAATACGTTGACGGAAGAAATTGAAACGCCGCTGATCGGCAAGGGCATTCTTACAGACGACTCGCTGAATACACATGTTATTAACGAGCTGGAAATCCCGGTAACCCTGCTCAATGTGTCCAACGTCATCGTCGCCGCCAGTCCGGACGGCATTCTCGTATCCGACAAAGCGTCGAGTCCGCTCATTAAAGATGTGATGAAGCATTCCGAACAGCGTCCGATGTACGAGGAGCGGAGGTGGGGGCGCTACCGGGTGCTCGATTTCCTCAAATATCCGGACGGCAATGAAGTGCTGACGAAACGGATTTGCGTGGAAGCGGGCAAAAACCTGAGCTACCAGTACCATATGCGCCGCGACGAGGTGTGGACGGTCATCTCCGGAACGGGTGAGCTGCTGCTCGATGGCAAGCTGCTCCCGCTTGCAGCCGGCAATGTGTTTCGGATTCCGAAAGGAAGCCTGCACAGCCTGCATGCGCAGACGGAAATCGAAATCATCGAAGTCCAAACCGGCACGGAGCTGATTGAAGAGGATATCGTCCGTCTGGCACTCGATTGGAATGAAATCCGGACATTCATCAACGCGTGA
- a CDS encoding HNH endonuclease: METKSCAICGQEKPEGAFPKRTGRKGRRGTCRSCQRKRKRDRDRPDGAAELVLLPSEMSSAQANAGTDQAATNDNQHETSGDSLHPVRKRKRRRRRKSRKSTLSTHASSLGTRMPFRQIKPFKGPFTYDSRLLNDKGTGMIQLRGRRESGKRWHTEIEKEVAARMVDEGAAGILHPRLIHKLYSKSDFRLLILQRDNYTCHYCGKFGDTIDHVFPKSKGGLSTPANCVCACSDCNLRKADKLSFAPDDF; the protein is encoded by the coding sequence ATGGAAACGAAATCATGCGCGATCTGCGGGCAGGAGAAGCCGGAGGGCGCTTTCCCGAAACGTACCGGGCGCAAAGGGCGGCGCGGAACTTGCCGTTCCTGCCAACGCAAGCGCAAACGTGATCGTGACCGGCCTGATGGTGCGGCGGAACTGGTGCTCCTTCCTTCGGAGATGTCCTCTGCCCAAGCGAACGCGGGCACGGATCAGGCAGCGACGAACGACAACCAGCACGAAACATCGGGTGACAGCTTGCATCCGGTGCGCAAACGCAAGCGGCGCAGACGGCGCAAATCGCGCAAAAGCACGCTTTCCACTCACGCATCCAGTCTGGGAACGCGCATGCCTTTCCGGCAGATCAAGCCGTTCAAAGGACCTTTCACTTATGATTCGCGGCTGCTGAACGATAAAGGAACCGGGATGATTCAGCTTCGGGGCCGGCGGGAAAGCGGGAAGCGGTGGCATACGGAAATTGAAAAAGAGGTTGCTGCGCGTATGGTGGATGAAGGCGCGGCCGGCATTTTGCACCCCCGGTTAATTCATAAGCTGTACAGCAAAAGCGATTTCCGGCTGCTTATTTTACAGCGGGACAATTATACGTGCCATTATTGCGGAAAGTTCGGCGATACGATCGATCATGTCTTTCCGAAATCCAAAGGAGGCTTGTCGACTCCGGCCAACTGCGTTTGCGCTTGTTCCGATTGCAATCTTCGAAAAGCAGATAAACTTAGTTTTGCACCTGATGACTTCTAG
- a CDS encoding bifunctional diguanylate cyclase/phosphodiesterase: METISTSYNLSLVLLSIIIAIIASLAALDLAIRIQKATGVVRYIWLSGGAFAMGMGIWSMHFIAMLAFHLSIPVTYDLSLVLVSIMPAILASGLALHIVSRPSVRMAQVYRGAFFIGTGIVVMHYTGMEAMVMGAEIKYSPFLWALSAIIAYAVSLAALYLLFLAQQRSGTPGFWWRKAGSAVIMGIAISGMHYTGMSAATFQPDHHGSLPASYDNALLAYLIGFGMLIILGLVFISAFVDKRFESQSITSERKFRSVIESANDAIILADRKGAIISWNKGACLMFGYEEQEVIGEQLQIIIPERLREAHQKGMERYLSTRQPQVIGKTVELQGLKKDNSEFPIELSVAAWEEEGNTYFSSIIRDITERKKAEQQINQMVYLDPLTGLPNRHLLNDRLTQALDQASENKMNIGIMFIDLDRFKYINDTLGHTVGDRLLIEVAKRVQACISKADTLARQGGDEFIVLLPNTNSDEVTKKAKKILGQFSHSIVLDETEMFVTPSIGISLYPSDGRDIETLIKNADTAMYRVKENGKNNFQFYTPDMNDAVTRKMQLEIGLRKGLERGEFNVCYQPQVDVTTGKVIGMEALIRWQHPELGNVSPADFIPIAEETGLIIPIGEWVLREACRQNKRWQDAGYTPLRMAVNISSRQFQQSNLVEVVRKALKESDLDPQYLELELTESIIQDSKYAISTMHQLKAMGIHLSIDDFGTGYSSLSYLKLFPIDSLKIDQSFTRNIHTNLKDAALVQTIISMAHNLDLKVIAEGVETKDQLDFLQLRKCNEAQGFFFSRPVSAEQLSDILQKQSSD, translated from the coding sequence ATGGAAACGATCTCAACCAGCTATAACCTCTCTCTTGTCCTTCTTTCGATTATAATTGCAATTATCGCTTCATTGGCAGCACTGGACCTTGCGATTCGAATCCAGAAAGCAACGGGTGTTGTACGTTACATATGGTTATCCGGCGGAGCGTTTGCGATGGGAATGGGCATATGGTCAATGCATTTTATTGCCATGCTTGCGTTTCATTTATCGATCCCGGTAACATACGATTTATCGTTGGTTCTTGTTTCGATTATGCCGGCGATATTGGCATCGGGACTGGCTTTGCATATCGTGAGCCGACCTTCAGTCCGCATGGCCCAAGTTTATAGAGGAGCTTTTTTTATCGGGACGGGCATTGTTGTCATGCACTATACCGGAATGGAAGCGATGGTGATGGGAGCGGAAATTAAGTATTCTCCCTTTCTATGGGCTCTTTCTGCAATCATTGCTTATGCCGTTTCATTAGCAGCCCTGTATCTGTTGTTTTTGGCGCAGCAACGATCCGGGACACCGGGATTTTGGTGGAGGAAAGCCGGGAGTGCCGTCATTATGGGGATCGCCATATCGGGCATGCATTACACGGGGATGTCGGCCGCAACGTTCCAACCCGATCATCATGGCAGCTTGCCGGCATCATATGACAATGCTTTGCTGGCGTATTTAATTGGATTTGGCATGCTGATCATATTGGGATTGGTGTTCATTAGCGCTTTTGTCGATAAACGGTTTGAATCCCAATCCATAACGTCGGAAAGAAAATTCCGTTCCGTCATCGAGTCCGCTAATGATGCGATTATATTGGCCGATCGCAAAGGCGCCATTATTTCCTGGAATAAAGGAGCCTGCCTCATGTTTGGATACGAGGAACAGGAAGTTATAGGAGAACAGCTGCAAATCATTATACCTGAGCGGCTCAGGGAGGCTCATCAGAAAGGAATGGAACGTTACCTTTCCACGAGGCAGCCTCAGGTCATTGGCAAAACGGTCGAGCTGCAAGGACTGAAGAAAGATAACAGCGAATTTCCGATCGAACTATCGGTTGCTGCCTGGGAAGAGGAAGGGAACACCTACTTCAGCAGCATTATTCGGGATATTACGGAACGCAAAAAGGCTGAACAACAAATCAATCAAATGGTTTACCTCGATCCATTGACGGGATTGCCGAATCGCCATTTATTGAACGACCGCCTTACGCAAGCATTGGATCAAGCAAGTGAAAACAAGATGAACATCGGCATAATGTTCATTGATTTGGATCGTTTTAAATATATCAATGATACGTTAGGACATACCGTTGGCGACCGTTTATTGATTGAGGTTGCCAAGCGAGTCCAAGCCTGCATTAGTAAAGCAGATACGCTCGCGCGTCAAGGCGGAGATGAGTTTATTGTGCTCCTCCCCAATACGAATTCGGATGAGGTTACGAAAAAAGCCAAAAAAATCCTCGGCCAATTCAGTCATTCGATTGTACTGGATGAAACGGAAATGTTTGTAACACCTTCGATTGGAATCAGTTTATATCCATCCGACGGCAGGGATATCGAAACATTGATCAAAAATGCAGATACTGCGATGTACCGCGTGAAAGAGAATGGCAAAAATAATTTTCAGTTTTACACCCCGGACATGAATGATGCGGTAACGAGAAAAATGCAGCTTGAAATCGGACTTCGCAAAGGACTGGAGCGCGGTGAATTTAACGTTTGTTACCAACCCCAAGTGGATGTGACCACTGGTAAAGTGATTGGCATGGAAGCCCTTATCCGTTGGCAGCATCCTGAATTGGGAAATGTTTCTCCCGCTGATTTTATTCCGATCGCGGAGGAAACGGGATTAATCATTCCAATTGGCGAATGGGTGCTCCGTGAAGCATGCCGCCAAAATAAAAGGTGGCAGGATGCGGGATACACCCCTTTACGAATGGCCGTTAATATTTCTTCCCGTCAGTTCCAGCAAAGTAACCTGGTTGAAGTGGTCCGCAAAGCATTAAAGGAATCGGATCTTGATCCTCAATATCTTGAGCTCGAGCTGACCGAAAGTATCATTCAGGATTCGAAGTATGCGATATCGACCATGCATCAATTAAAAGCAATGGGCATTCATTTATCGATTGACGATTTTGGAACAGGTTACTCCTCTTTAAGCTATTTGAAACTGTTCCCGATCGATTCATTAAAGATCGACCAGTCTTTTACGAGAAATATTCATACGAATTTAAAGGATGCCGCTCTCGTCCAGACTATTATCAGTATGGCTCATAACCTGGATTTAAAGGTAATCGCAGAAGGCGTTGAAACAAAGGATCAGCTTGATTTCCTTCAACTGAGAAAATGTAATGAAGCGCAAGGATTTTTCTTTAGCCGTCCTGTATCAGCCGAACAATTATCCGACATTCTTCAAAAACAATCATCAGACTGA
- a CDS encoding alpha/beta fold hydrolase: MPLVDMPLEQLHNYGGINPRPADFNEYWERALQEMKQTDAKLELVPSSFQAPGAECFDLYFTGVRGARIHAKYVRPTAAAKPHPAVVLFHGYSGHAGDWHDKLALASLGFSVLAMDCRGQGGQSEDKGGVKGTTHRGHIIRGLDGEPDNMLFRHIFLDAAQLAGIALNLPEVDPKQVYASGWSQGGAITIACAALEPRIKKLAPVYPFLSDYMRVWKMDLARDAYEELRTYFRHFDPQHKREEEIFTKLGYIDIQHLAERIEGEVLMGVGLMDTVCPPSTQFAAYNKITSEKRLEIYPDFGHEGLPGLHDKIYQFFLGRY, from the coding sequence ATGCCGCTTGTCGATATGCCGCTTGAGCAGCTTCACAATTACGGGGGAATTAACCCGAGGCCTGCCGATTTCAATGAGTATTGGGAACGCGCGCTTCAGGAGATGAAACAGACCGACGCCAAGCTGGAGTTAGTGCCAAGCAGCTTTCAGGCGCCGGGCGCCGAATGTTTCGATCTGTATTTTACAGGGGTCAGAGGCGCGCGCATTCATGCCAAATACGTGCGGCCGACCGCCGCTGCCAAGCCTCACCCCGCTGTCGTTCTATTTCACGGATATTCAGGCCATGCGGGAGATTGGCACGATAAGCTGGCCTTGGCGTCGCTCGGGTTTTCGGTGCTTGCCATGGACTGCAGAGGGCAAGGAGGCCAGTCGGAGGATAAGGGCGGCGTTAAGGGCACAACGCATAGAGGGCACATTATCCGCGGACTGGACGGCGAGCCGGACAACATGCTGTTCCGTCATATTTTTTTGGACGCGGCTCAGCTTGCGGGAATCGCTCTCAATCTGCCCGAGGTGGATCCTAAGCAGGTATACGCCTCCGGCTGGTCGCAGGGCGGCGCGATTACGATTGCTTGCGCGGCGCTGGAGCCGCGAATTAAGAAGCTTGCGCCGGTCTATCCGTTTCTCAGCGATTACATGCGGGTATGGAAGATGGATCTGGCCCGCGACGCTTATGAAGAGCTGCGCACTTATTTCCGGCATTTCGATCCGCAGCATAAAAGGGAAGAAGAAATTTTCACCAAGCTCGGCTATATTGATATCCAGCATTTGGCGGAACGCATCGAAGGCGAGGTGCTGATGGGAGTAGGGCTGATGGACACGGTTTGCCCGCCATCCACCCAATTCGCCGCTTACAATAAAATAACGTCGGAAAAGCGGCTGGAAATTTATCCGGACTTCGGACACGAGGGCTTGCCGGGGCTGCACGACAAAATTTATCAGTTTTTTCTCGGCCGCTATTAA
- a CDS encoding CAP domain-containing protein, which produces MNKQPIRKGIATAVIAGMTLVGAGANAQSADAAALDTNFAATVNIPNCKTVMQQQYNIDFDSLLKQIPDLQKFLNEAGTAAPNKETGTPNHTGTPNTVKKPAVNKPAVNKQPAANPTPAKDSKAGTSADSSKSSFAAEVVTLVNQERAKQGLNALKSDALLDKVALAKAKDMYDNNYFDHNSPTYGSPFDMMRQFGVKFSYAGENIAKGQRSPQEVMNGWMNSPGHRANILSTNFNKIGVAYYNGEWVQEFTS; this is translated from the coding sequence ATGAACAAGCAACCGATTCGAAAAGGTATCGCAACTGCGGTAATCGCCGGTATGACATTAGTCGGCGCGGGAGCTAACGCGCAATCAGCCGACGCGGCAGCATTGGACACGAACTTCGCCGCAACGGTCAATATACCGAATTGTAAAACAGTGATGCAGCAGCAGTACAACATTGATTTTGATAGCCTGCTGAAGCAAATTCCGGATCTGCAAAAGTTTTTGAACGAAGCAGGAACGGCAGCGCCGAACAAAGAAACCGGCACGCCGAATCATACAGGAACACCGAACACAGTCAAGAAGCCGGCAGTCAATAAGCCGGCAGTCAATAAGCAACCGGCTGCAAATCCGACTCCGGCCAAGGACAGCAAAGCCGGTACGTCCGCAGACAGCTCGAAGAGCTCGTTCGCCGCGGAAGTCGTTACGCTGGTCAATCAAGAACGCGCGAAGCAAGGCTTGAATGCTTTAAAGAGCGATGCGCTGCTGGACAAGGTCGCGCTTGCGAAGGCGAAGGATATGTACGACAACAATTATTTCGACCATAATTCGCCGACGTACGGCTCTCCATTTGATATGATGCGCCAATTCGGCGTGAAATTCTCCTATGCCGGCGAGAATATTGCCAAAGGTCAACGTTCGCCGCAGGAAGTGATGAACGGTTGGATGAACAGCCCCGGACACCGTGCCAACATTTTGAGCACAAATTTCAATAAAATCGGCGTTGCTTATTATAACGGCGAATGGGTTCAGGAATTTACCTCATAA
- a CDS encoding UDP-glucose dehydrogenase family protein codes for MKLTVVGTGYVGLVSGVCYAELGNSVICVDKDPMKIATLQNGGIPIYEPGLEELAAANVAAGRLSFSSDLTSAVKQSDIVIIAVGTPPLPSGQANLTYIDLAAAEIAGAMNGYKIIAVKSTVPVGTNERVRDIIRSHTGEPFDSISLPEFLREGSAVKDTLHPDRIVVGADSAKAADVMRELHAKLTDNIVVTDIRSAEMIKYASNAFLATKISFINEIANICEKVGADVTQVAAGMGYDKRIGDSFLKAGIGYGGSCFPKDTQALIQIAGNVDYEFKLLRSVVEVNQDQRYNVIRKLETIFGGDLKGKTIAIWGLSFKPETDDVREAPALEIIRHLTGHGVHVRAYDPIATDNFRSTYGSGEVAWCASALEAAAGADALCLLTEWEEFSQVDLNVLQHVLKQPVLIDGRNAFREEDLADTDFIYYSVGRPNLNKGVKEPVPTLQF; via the coding sequence ATGAAACTGACCGTCGTCGGAACCGGGTACGTCGGACTTGTTTCGGGCGTCTGCTATGCGGAGCTCGGCAACAGCGTAATTTGCGTAGATAAGGATCCTATGAAAATCGCAACGCTGCAAAACGGAGGCATCCCGATCTATGAGCCGGGGCTGGAGGAGCTTGCGGCCGCGAACGTCGCCGCGGGGCGCCTGAGTTTCTCCTCCGATTTGACGAGCGCGGTTAAGCAATCGGACATCGTCATTATTGCGGTCGGAACGCCGCCGCTGCCGAGCGGGCAGGCTAACCTCACCTATATCGATCTGGCTGCTGCCGAGATTGCCGGCGCGATGAACGGCTACAAGATTATTGCCGTCAAAAGCACGGTGCCCGTCGGCACCAACGAAAGGGTGCGGGATATTATCCGCTCTCACACCGGCGAGCCGTTCGACAGCATCTCGCTGCCGGAATTTTTGCGCGAAGGATCGGCCGTGAAGGACACGCTCCATCCCGACCGCATCGTCGTCGGAGCCGATTCGGCGAAGGCGGCGGACGTAATGCGGGAGCTGCACGCCAAGCTGACCGACAATATTGTCGTAACCGACATCCGCAGCGCTGAAATGATCAAGTACGCCTCCAACGCCTTTTTGGCGACGAAAATCTCGTTCATTAACGAAATCGCCAACATTTGCGAAAAGGTCGGCGCCGACGTTACGCAGGTTGCGGCCGGCATGGGGTACGACAAGCGGATCGGCGATTCGTTCCTGAAGGCGGGCATCGGATACGGCGGCTCCTGCTTCCCGAAAGATACGCAGGCGCTGATCCAGATCGCCGGCAACGTCGATTATGAATTCAAGCTGCTCCGCTCCGTGGTGGAAGTGAACCAGGATCAGCGCTATAACGTGATCCGCAAGCTGGAGACGATTTTCGGCGGAGATCTTAAAGGAAAAACGATCGCGATTTGGGGCTTGTCCTTTAAGCCGGAAACGGACGATGTGCGGGAAGCGCCGGCGCTGGAAATTATCCGGCATCTGACCGGTCACGGCGTTCATGTGCGGGCGTACGATCCGATTGCAACGGACAACTTCCGCAGCACCTACGGCAGCGGCGAAGTGGCTTGGTGCGCGAGTGCGCTGGAGGCGGCCGCCGGAGCGGACGCGCTCTGCCTGCTGACGGAATGGGAAGAATTCTCCCAGGTCGATTTGAACGTGCTGCAGCATGTGCTGAAGCAGCCGGTATTGATTGACGGACGCAACGCGTTCCGGGAGGAAGATCTGGCGGATACCGATTTCATTTATTATTCGGTTGGACGGCCGAACCTGAACAAAGGCGTCAAGGAGCCGGTGCCGACACTGCAATTTTAA
- a CDS encoding stalk domain-containing protein produces MFVRNRRFRSIPDNRLTRGAKAHGIRRIPGIRVVISLMLAVLLASPVTVSAKNVYVNVQTLTAKLVIGGSTLKLENGQHLFIANGRMYVPVRTASYALHKSVSWNGASKTVTIAEATYQQSREIDSYVRSRIIKAGFSADSKGTVRVVKVKSSFIVNGKAKSLPAGQSSYIVNGSLYVPIRFVSDLTGASVSWDGATRIVSIRPPVLGGGGGGDGGSESGLSGGSSAGSPGSANKPSYDSITGAAEQSLNQLRSTCQQKLTALAIQYMSETSESGKQTLAADGKEQMAGCSAEFEKIVANTEQQLVQYGYSTAIIAEYRTEFERELDEGRKILSEL; encoded by the coding sequence ATGTTCGTTCGCAACCGAAGATTCCGCAGCATTCCAGACAACCGTTTAACCCGAGGCGCGAAGGCGCACGGGATCCGGCGTATCCCGGGGATCCGGGTTGTGATCTCCCTGATGCTGGCAGTCCTTTTAGCGTCACCGGTTACCGTTAGCGCCAAAAACGTATACGTTAACGTACAAACCTTAACCGCCAAATTGGTTATTGGCGGATCGACCTTGAAGCTTGAAAACGGACAGCATCTATTTATTGCAAACGGGCGCATGTATGTGCCGGTCCGCACGGCATCCTATGCTCTTCATAAATCGGTAAGCTGGAATGGCGCTTCGAAAACGGTCACGATTGCGGAAGCGACCTACCAGCAGTCCCGCGAAATTGACAGCTATGTGCGCAGCCGCATCATCAAGGCCGGTTTTTCCGCCGATTCCAAAGGAACGGTTCGCGTTGTAAAGGTTAAATCTTCGTTTATCGTCAATGGCAAAGCGAAGAGCTTGCCGGCCGGGCAGTCCTCGTATATTGTGAACGGATCCTTGTACGTGCCGATCCGCTTCGTATCCGATCTTACGGGAGCTTCCGTATCTTGGGACGGCGCAACGCGCATCGTCTCGATCCGGCCGCCGGTATTAGGCGGGGGCGGCGGCGGGGACGGCGGTTCCGAGAGCGGTCTGAGCGGCGGCAGTTCCGCAGGCAGCCCGGGATCCGCAAACAAGCCTTCTTACGATTCGATCACGGGAGCGGCAGAACAATCGCTCAATCAGCTTCGATCCACTTGCCAGCAGAAGCTGACGGCACTCGCGATCCAATATATGTCGGAAACAAGTGAGAGCGGAAAGCAAACCCTTGCGGCGGATGGAAAGGAACAGATGGCGGGCTGCAGCGCCGAATTTGAGAAAATTGTTGCCAATACGGAGCAGCAGCTGGTACAGTACGGGTACAGCACAGCCATTATTGCCGAGTACCGTACCGAATTCGAACGCGAACTGGATGAAGGGCGGAAGATTTTATCCGAGCTATAA
- a CDS encoding 3D domain-containing protein — protein sequence MMKRTWKQKAAAALLGIALFTAASPVLAASQYTADDDDTFWLLSRKFGVPLDKLMEANADVDPGNIYKGLTLTIPSGTVKAAAKPAGGLLKAASEGEGGAVISANGVSYEVAKSFQVKATAYTSAPEENGKWGPVDYFGNPLKVGTVAVDPNVIPLGTKLYITGYDFGGLPSGGMIATASDMGGAIKGKRIDIFVPGTSSEASTFGFQYVNVQLLK from the coding sequence ATGATGAAACGGACATGGAAACAAAAAGCCGCAGCGGCGCTGCTCGGCATAGCACTGTTTACGGCGGCTTCACCGGTATTGGCGGCCAGCCAATATACGGCTGACGACGATGATACATTTTGGCTGTTGTCCCGGAAATTCGGGGTGCCGCTCGATAAGCTGATGGAGGCAAATGCCGATGTGGATCCAGGCAATATCTATAAAGGGTTGACGCTTACGATCCCGTCCGGAACGGTTAAGGCTGCGGCAAAGCCGGCAGGCGGCTTGCTTAAGGCAGCGTCTGAGGGCGAAGGCGGAGCTGTTATTTCCGCAAACGGGGTTTCGTACGAAGTAGCCAAATCGTTTCAAGTAAAAGCGACGGCCTATACATCCGCCCCCGAAGAGAACGGCAAATGGGGCCCCGTCGATTATTTCGGCAACCCGCTTAAAGTCGGCACGGTAGCGGTCGATCCGAACGTGATTCCGCTCGGCACCAAGCTTTACATTACCGGATACGACTTTGGCGGCCTGCCTTCCGGCGGGATGATTGCAACCGCTTCGGATATGGGCGGAGCCATTAAAGGGAAGCGGATCGATATTTTCGTTCCGGGAACATCCAGCGAAGCCAGCACATTCGGATTTCAATATGTTAACGTTCAGCTGTTAAAATAA